In Thermomonas carbonis, a single genomic region encodes these proteins:
- a CDS encoding site-specific DNA-methyltransferase, whose protein sequence is MPSLNWIGKSAVVKHHKDVPYRLLEPVPQLSCGDPDSGNLIVQGDNLHALKALLPRYAGQVKCIYIDPPYNTGNEGWVYNDNVNSPEIRRWLGEVVGKEGETLDRHDRWLCMMYPRLVLLKQFLRHDGAIFVSIDDNEVGNLQALMREVFGGANEVATIVWEKGKKGDSKLVSVTHEYIVAFARNKALLKEKKVRWRRKKPGVDAVLEHYESLCKKHGDGHTTIRKEMMAWYRALPKGDPRKGHKHYNWSDNRGLYFAADFAGPDDGRENRPRYPISHPVTQLPCAMPSTGWRWEEDTTKAALAEDPPRIHFGKDHTTIPNRKSYLFEIDEEPMMSVFYKDGRAATLEVEAILGAGAFPFPKDSEVIADLLGMVVEPGDFVLDSFGGSGTTAHAVLRLNQDFEEPVHHILVELNDDVARNKTRERVRKAIEGYTPLAGKKRVHVAGLGGGFQFCKLSKEPLFTADGQIRDDVTFAQLAEFVWFSETGTGYKSTGKKSAKLGVHQGRAIYLLYNGILDDLAIDSGNVLTGVVLDKLPKHDGPRVIYAAACRLGTPRLNREGIVFKQTPYALDVSP, encoded by the coding sequence ATGCCGTCGCTCAACTGGATCGGCAAGTCCGCGGTGGTGAAGCATCACAAGGACGTGCCCTATCGACTGCTTGAACCGGTGCCCCAGCTGTCATGCGGGGATCCGGACAGCGGCAACCTGATCGTCCAGGGCGACAACCTGCATGCGCTGAAGGCGCTGCTGCCGCGTTACGCGGGGCAGGTGAAGTGCATCTACATCGATCCGCCGTACAACACGGGCAACGAGGGCTGGGTCTACAACGACAACGTCAACAGCCCGGAGATCCGTCGCTGGCTGGGCGAAGTCGTCGGCAAGGAAGGCGAGACGCTCGACCGGCACGACCGCTGGCTTTGCATGATGTATCCGCGGTTGGTGCTGCTGAAGCAATTTCTACGGCATGACGGTGCGATCTTCGTGTCCATCGACGACAACGAGGTTGGCAACCTGCAAGCCCTGATGCGCGAAGTCTTTGGTGGCGCGAACGAGGTCGCCACGATCGTCTGGGAGAAAGGCAAGAAGGGCGATTCGAAGCTGGTCTCCGTTACCCATGAGTACATCGTCGCCTTCGCGCGTAACAAGGCTCTGCTCAAGGAGAAAAAGGTCCGCTGGAGGCGCAAGAAGCCTGGCGTCGACGCCGTACTCGAGCATTACGAGAGTTTGTGTAAGAAGCACGGTGACGGCCACACCACGATCCGCAAGGAGATGATGGCTTGGTATCGGGCTCTGCCGAAGGGTGATCCGCGCAAGGGGCATAAGCACTACAACTGGTCCGACAACCGCGGGCTCTACTTCGCGGCGGACTTTGCAGGCCCTGATGACGGCCGCGAGAACCGCCCGCGCTATCCCATCTCGCACCCCGTCACCCAGCTGCCCTGCGCCATGCCATCGACCGGCTGGCGATGGGAAGAGGACACCACGAAAGCGGCACTGGCTGAGGATCCTCCTCGCATCCATTTCGGCAAGGATCACACGACGATCCCGAACCGCAAGAGCTACCTGTTCGAGATCGACGAAGAGCCGATGATGAGCGTGTTCTACAAGGACGGGCGGGCAGCCACGCTGGAGGTCGAAGCCATCCTTGGCGCAGGAGCGTTTCCGTTTCCGAAGGACTCAGAGGTTATTGCCGACCTCTTGGGAATGGTGGTCGAGCCCGGTGACTTCGTACTCGATAGCTTTGGCGGATCGGGCACAACGGCGCACGCTGTGCTCAGATTGAATCAGGACTTCGAGGAACCCGTTCACCACATCCTCGTCGAACTCAACGACGACGTTGCGAGGAACAAGACGCGCGAGCGCGTCCGAAAGGCAATCGAGGGCTACACGCCGCTCGCCGGCAAGAAGCGAGTCCACGTCGCCGGACTCGGCGGCGGCTTCCAGTTCTGCAAGCTCAGTAAGGAACCGCTGTTCACCGCCGACGGCCAGATCCGCGACGACGTGACGTTCGCGCAACTCGCCGAATTCGTCTGGTTCTCGGAAACCGGGACCGGCTACAAATCCACTGGCAAGAAATCCGCGAAGCTCGGAGTGCACCAAGGCCGCGCCATCTACCTGCTCTACAACGGCATCCTCGACGACCTCGCCATCGACAGCGGCAACGTGCTGACCGGCGTGGTGCTGGACAAACTGCCGAAGCACGACGGACCACGCGTGATCTACGCCGCGGCCTGCCGCCTCGGCACGCCGCGCCTCAACCGCGAAGGCATCGTGTTCAAGCAGACGCCCTATGCGCTGGACGTCTCACCGTGA
- a CDS encoding helix-turn-helix domain-containing protein, with the protein MKSEQAAFGERFRAALKAQGQSESPKEIADLLPRYGGTPVSAQAVSGWLTGKSVPRQANVRALAKMLRMDAHALQYGDAAGHQVREPGKAWKIPAADQLAIDAFLALPNAQRKAIRDLIATLAASVPT; encoded by the coding sequence ATGAAGAGCGAACAGGCCGCCTTTGGCGAACGTTTCCGTGCCGCGCTGAAAGCGCAGGGGCAGAGCGAGAGCCCGAAGGAGATCGCCGACCTGCTGCCGCGCTACGGCGGCACGCCGGTCTCCGCGCAGGCCGTGTCCGGTTGGCTCACCGGCAAGAGCGTGCCGCGCCAAGCCAATGTGCGGGCGTTGGCGAAGATGCTGCGGATGGATGCGCATGCCTTGCAGTACGGGGACGCGGCCGGGCACCAGGTGCGCGAACCGGGCAAGGCATGGAAGATCCCCGCCGCCGATCAGCTCGCCATCGATGCCTTCCTTGCGCTACCCAATGCGCAGCGCAAGGCGATCCGCGATTTGATCGCCACCTTGGCGGCCTCTGTCCCCACCTGA
- a CDS encoding BrnA antitoxin family protein, with translation MKKRLAKDRPVTSITLRIPVDVVDSLKAIAPHKGFSGYQTLLKSYISEGLRRDEAIHADDLVERLTQALKKRGVSEKVLGEALRDMAG, from the coding sequence TTGAAGAAGCGCCTGGCCAAGGATCGGCCGGTCACCAGCATCACCCTGCGCATCCCGGTGGACGTGGTCGACAGCCTGAAGGCGATCGCCCCGCACAAGGGCTTCAGCGGTTACCAGACGCTGCTCAAGTCCTACATCAGCGAAGGCTTGCGCCGGGACGAGGCGATCCATGCGGACGATCTGGTCGAGCGCCTGACGCAGGCGCTCAAGAAGCGCGGCGTGTCGGAAAAGGTGCTGGGCGAAGCATTGCGTGACATGGCCGGCTGA